One stretch of Natronobacterium gregoryi SP2 DNA includes these proteins:
- a CDS encoding lipid II:glycine glycyltransferase FemX produces the protein MSIEVTTLDPWTAADEWNRYVERSDSTNPFFRAEALRLQAADTDTTLHLLVGFKGQEAVGLFPIFAYERGPVSGAFSPAPRSWSCYLGPATLNVDKLKQRKADRRIRRFLEGSIEWIEREISPVYTKVVAAEFEDVRPFVWNDYTVEPGYTYVVDLEGSEEELASQFSSDARNNVRNADEDEYVVEEGDNADVARIVAQVARRYESQGQPFHLSPDFAQSVHTTLPDGSIRPYVCRVDGEFVGGILVVESDTTRYRWQGGVKPDADVDLAINDLLDWHVMRDGLEDGLDRYDLVGAGVPSINRYKAKFNPRLETNYTITAGAFGLDLLVDRYRKLR, from the coding sequence ATGAGCATCGAAGTCACGACGCTCGATCCGTGGACGGCTGCCGACGAGTGGAACCGATACGTCGAACGGTCGGACAGCACGAACCCGTTCTTCCGAGCGGAGGCGTTGCGGCTTCAGGCTGCGGACACGGACACCACGCTGCACTTGCTGGTCGGGTTCAAGGGCCAGGAGGCGGTCGGCCTCTTCCCGATCTTCGCGTACGAGCGTGGCCCGGTCAGCGGCGCGTTTTCACCGGCCCCGCGCTCGTGGTCGTGTTATCTCGGTCCGGCGACGTTGAACGTCGACAAACTCAAACAGCGCAAGGCTGATCGCCGTATCAGGCGCTTTCTCGAGGGATCGATCGAGTGGATCGAACGCGAGATTTCGCCCGTCTACACGAAGGTCGTCGCCGCGGAGTTCGAGGACGTGCGCCCGTTCGTCTGGAACGACTACACCGTCGAACCAGGCTATACCTACGTCGTCGATCTCGAGGGGAGCGAGGAGGAGTTGGCGAGTCAGTTCAGCAGCGACGCGCGGAACAACGTCCGTAACGCCGACGAAGACGAGTACGTCGTCGAGGAGGGTGACAACGCAGACGTCGCCCGGATCGTCGCCCAGGTCGCCCGTCGCTACGAGAGTCAGGGCCAGCCGTTCCACCTGAGTCCGGACTTTGCACAGTCAGTCCACACGACGCTACCGGACGGTTCGATCCGACCGTACGTCTGTCGCGTCGACGGCGAGTTCGTCGGCGGCATTCTCGTCGTCGAGTCCGACACGACCAGATACCGCTGGCAGGGTGGAGTCAAGCCGGACGCCGACGTCGACCTCGCGATCAACGACCTCCTGGACTGGCACGTCATGCGTGACGGACTCGAGGACGGACTCGACCGATACGACCTCGTCGGCGCTGGCGTGCCGAGCATCAACCGCTACAAGGCGAAGTTCAACCCGCGTCTCGAGACCAACTACACGATCACGGCCGGCGCGTTCGGCCTGGATCTGCTCGTCGACCGGTACCGAAAGCTGCGGTAG
- a CDS encoding MarR family transcriptional regulator: MSATDSEIDADDSDGRSSKPTTHDSISELPPSAKLVYKVLEYEEPLTQDEITTESRLCSRTVRYALDKLEGEDLVASRVCLEDARQSKYWIPE; this comes from the coding sequence ATGAGCGCCACCGACTCCGAGATCGACGCCGACGACAGCGACGGACGGAGCTCCAAGCCCACAACGCACGACTCGATCTCAGAACTGCCACCCAGCGCGAAACTCGTCTACAAGGTCCTCGAATACGAAGAGCCCCTGACACAGGACGAAATCACGACCGAATCACGGCTCTGTTCTCGTACCGTCCGCTACGCGCTCGACAAACTCGAGGGAGAAGACCTGGTCGCCAGTCGCGTCTGCCTCGAGGACGCCCGCCAGTCGAAGTACTGGATTCCAGAGTGA
- the glmM gene encoding phosphoglucosamine mutase → MFGTSGIRGTVGEGVTATLALEVGRAVASEGYETVVLGRDVRESGTMFADAVAAGLRECGANVVDVGLESTPTIARSIAPLEADAGIVVTASHNPATDNGLKLWTPSGQAFGPAKRDAIERRIREKAADPVDWDELGTRRDCDVREHHAEQIVDAVSLERTPPVVVDVGNGAGGITPAVLDDLGCHVRTLNGQPDGSFPGRPSEPNAETLETLAALVETTDAELGIAHDGDADRTMAVDETGTFVPKDTLLALFARAAVETRDEKTVRVAAPVDTSLAVDDAVAAVDASVTRTRVGDVYVAERTIEDAVVFGGEPSGAWIWPSETRCPDGPLAAAKLVELVASHGPLSELVAEIDQYPIRRTSIEVDNEDDIVATARSRVENRYDEVDTLDGVRVETDEGWFLIRASGTEPLVRITAEARTGTAADRVFEEATAIVERAVEEASAAT, encoded by the coding sequence ATGTTCGGAACGAGCGGTATTCGTGGGACGGTCGGCGAGGGCGTGACGGCGACACTCGCACTCGAGGTCGGGCGGGCGGTCGCCTCCGAGGGGTACGAGACCGTCGTCCTGGGGCGTGACGTCCGGGAAAGCGGCACGATGTTTGCCGACGCCGTTGCAGCGGGACTGCGAGAGTGTGGGGCCAACGTCGTCGACGTCGGCCTCGAGTCGACGCCGACGATCGCCCGGTCGATCGCTCCACTCGAGGCCGACGCCGGGATCGTCGTGACGGCCTCACACAATCCGGCGACGGACAACGGACTCAAACTCTGGACGCCGTCCGGGCAGGCGTTTGGCCCCGCCAAACGGGACGCGATCGAACGCCGGATTCGCGAGAAGGCAGCCGATCCCGTCGACTGGGACGAGCTCGGGACGCGACGCGACTGCGACGTGCGGGAACACCACGCCGAGCAGATCGTCGACGCGGTCTCGCTCGAGCGGACGCCACCGGTCGTCGTCGACGTTGGAAACGGTGCCGGCGGAATCACGCCGGCGGTGCTGGACGATCTGGGCTGTCACGTTCGGACGCTCAACGGACAGCCCGACGGCTCGTTCCCCGGTCGGCCGAGCGAGCCGAACGCGGAGACCCTCGAAACGCTCGCGGCGCTCGTCGAGACCACGGACGCAGAACTCGGTATCGCTCACGACGGCGACGCCGACCGGACGATGGCCGTCGACGAAACGGGGACGTTCGTCCCGAAAGATACGCTCCTCGCGCTGTTCGCACGCGCTGCGGTCGAGACACGCGACGAGAAGACGGTGCGGGTCGCCGCCCCCGTCGACACGAGTCTCGCCGTCGACGACGCGGTAGCTGCCGTCGACGCGTCGGTGACGCGAACCCGGGTCGGCGACGTCTACGTCGCAGAACGGACGATCGAAGACGCTGTCGTCTTCGGTGGTGAGCCGAGCGGTGCCTGGATCTGGCCCTCGGAGACCCGCTGTCCAGACGGCCCGCTTGCCGCCGCCAAACTCGTCGAACTGGTCGCGAGCCACGGACCGCTGTCGGAACTCGTCGCGGAGATCGACCAGTATCCGATCCGCCGGACCTCGATCGAGGTCGATAACGAGGACGACATCGTCGCCACCGCTCGGTCGCGTGTCGAAAACCGGTACGACGAGGTCGATACTCTGGACGGTGTTCGCGTCGAGACCGACGAAGGCTGGTTCCTGATCCGGGCGAGCGGGACCGAACCGCTCGTTCGAATTACTGCAGAGGCGAGGACCGGGACGGCCGCCGATCGGGTTTTCGAGGAAGCGACTGCGATCGTCGAGCGTGCAGTCGAAGAAGCGTCAGCGGCGACGTGA
- a CDS encoding DUF7563 family protein yields the protein MSTDPSDAKWTPMTTREHTSAPRCVNCGNQVTRQFAKVFGDNRDVVHACPNCATYREMKTSDFIPEDAR from the coding sequence ATGTCGACGGATCCATCCGACGCGAAGTGGACGCCGATGACGACTCGAGAGCATACGAGTGCCCCCCGATGTGTCAACTGTGGCAACCAGGTCACCCGCCAGTTCGCCAAAGTGTTCGGTGACAACCGCGATGTCGTCCACGCGTGTCCGAACTGTGCGACGTATCGTGAGATGAAGACATCCGATTTTATCCCCGAGGACGCCAGATAA
- the glmU gene encoding bifunctional sugar-1-phosphate nucleotidylyltransferase/acetyltransferase — MKAVVLAAGKGTRIRPLSETVPKPMLPVGDRPLAAHAVDAAIDAGADEIVLVVGYEADPVREFFGSERGGVPVSYAVQSEQNGTADAVNVARSHLEGPFAVLNGDNLYDPAAIERLFEQRPAVCAIEVDDPASYGVLSTDDGTVSRIVEKPTEPSTNLANAGAYAFPAKAVEWLDVSASERGEHEITDVLARVIEEFAVTPVTLERWMDVGRPWELLEANELKLDELDRRVDGDVSGSAHLEGNVVVESGATVKPGAVIEGPVLIRSGATVGPNAYVRGATLLGEDVSVGNAVEIKNSVLLAGTSVSHLSYVGDSVLGRNVNFGAGTTVANLRHDDADVKYTVKGDRISTGRRKFGVVVGDGVKTGINSSLTPGLRLENEATTDPGEVVERDR; from the coding sequence ATGAAAGCAGTCGTTCTCGCGGCGGGCAAAGGAACGCGGATTCGACCGCTCTCGGAAACGGTCCCGAAACCGATGCTGCCGGTCGGAGACAGACCGCTTGCCGCCCACGCGGTCGATGCAGCGATCGACGCCGGTGCAGACGAGATCGTACTGGTCGTCGGCTACGAAGCCGACCCAGTCAGGGAGTTCTTCGGTTCCGAACGCGGCGGCGTTCCCGTCTCGTACGCCGTCCAGTCCGAACAAAACGGAACGGCAGACGCAGTCAACGTCGCCAGATCTCACCTCGAGGGGCCGTTCGCCGTCCTCAACGGTGACAACCTGTACGACCCCGCTGCGATCGAACGGCTCTTCGAGCAGCGGCCGGCCGTCTGTGCGATCGAAGTCGACGATCCAGCCAGCTACGGCGTTCTCAGTACCGACGACGGAACGGTTTCGAGAATCGTCGAGAAGCCTACAGAGCCATCGACGAACCTCGCCAACGCCGGCGCGTACGCTTTCCCCGCGAAGGCTGTCGAGTGGCTCGACGTGTCGGCCAGCGAACGTGGCGAACACGAGATCACGGACGTTCTCGCACGCGTCATCGAGGAGTTCGCCGTGACGCCGGTCACGCTCGAGCGGTGGATGGATGTCGGCCGTCCCTGGGAGCTCCTCGAGGCCAACGAGTTGAAACTCGATGAATTGGACCGGCGGGTCGACGGTGACGTGAGCGGTTCGGCACATCTCGAGGGCAACGTCGTCGTCGAGTCGGGGGCGACGGTGAAACCTGGTGCTGTAATCGAGGGGCCAGTGCTGATCCGCTCGGGAGCGACCGTCGGACCGAACGCCTACGTCAGGGGTGCGACGCTGCTCGGTGAAGATGTCTCGGTCGGTAACGCAGTCGAAATCAAAAACAGCGTGCTCTTGGCGGGAACGTCGGTCAGTCACCTCTCGTACGTCGGCGACAGTGTTCTCGGCCGGAACGTCAATTTCGGTGCCGGTACCACCGTGGCCAACCTCCGCCACGACGATGCGGACGTGAAGTATACGGTGAAAGGTGACCGCATCTCGACGGGTCGGCGAAAGTTCGGCGTCGTCGTCGGTGACGGAGTGAAAACTGGTATCAACTCGAGTCTGACGCCGGGGCTGCGACTCGAGAACGAGGCGACGACGGACCCTGGCGAAGTCGTCGAACGGGACCGGTAG
- the glmS gene encoding glutamine--fructose-6-phosphate transaminase (isomerizing), protein MCGIIGHVGDGDALETLLTGLENLEYRGYDSAGIAVQNGSGIAVQKRSGKVAELKDAVTETSLEGDVGIGHTRWSTHGPPTDENAHPHTDCTTDVAVVHNGIIENYAELKSWLRERGHEFTSDTDTEVIPHLIQYHLDQGTDDETAFRRAIDELEGSYAVAVMFSGAHVLYAARKGSPLVVGIEDDEFFLASDVPAFLEYTDSVVYLEDGDVVVVDEDGVEFTDLDGASITREPETVDWNPEQAGKGGYDHFMLKEIHEQPTSLSQAIEGRIDPADGHLSLDGFEPDTFESVEDVQLVACGTSYHAALYGSLALNRAGVPATALLANEYSVTSPPVSEDTLVIAVSQSGETADTLNALRQADERGADTLTVTNVVGSTAARVADDSLFIRAGPEIGVAATKTFSSQAVMVTLLAQRIADDARGDPPADLESLLPDLSRMPDEIDTLLETSDADAIAREYIDSQAYFFIGRGLGFPVALEGALKFKEITYEHAEGFASGELKHGPLALVTPETPVFAIFTGEEDEKTLKNAEETQTRGAPVIAICPDDHRAVEVADDHLEIPETDSNLAGLHANVQLQLVSYYAADLLGRPIDKPRNLAKSVTVE, encoded by the coding sequence ATGTGTGGTATCATCGGTCACGTTGGTGACGGAGACGCGCTCGAAACGCTGTTGACCGGCCTCGAGAACCTCGAGTACCGGGGATACGATTCGGCAGGTATCGCCGTTCAGAACGGTTCCGGCATCGCCGTCCAGAAACGTTCTGGGAAGGTCGCGGAACTGAAAGACGCCGTGACGGAGACGAGTCTCGAAGGGGATGTTGGCATCGGTCACACCCGCTGGAGTACCCACGGGCCACCGACTGACGAGAACGCGCATCCACACACTGACTGCACGACAGATGTCGCCGTCGTCCACAACGGTATCATCGAGAACTACGCCGAACTCAAGTCCTGGCTTCGCGAGCGAGGCCACGAGTTCACTAGCGACACCGACACCGAGGTCATCCCACACCTGATCCAGTACCATCTGGACCAGGGAACAGACGACGAGACCGCGTTCCGTCGAGCGATCGACGAACTCGAGGGCAGCTACGCCGTCGCAGTGATGTTCTCCGGCGCGCACGTCCTCTATGCTGCCCGGAAAGGATCGCCACTGGTAGTCGGCATCGAAGACGACGAGTTCTTTCTCGCCAGCGACGTTCCAGCCTTCCTCGAGTACACCGACAGTGTGGTCTACCTCGAAGACGGGGACGTGGTCGTCGTCGACGAAGACGGCGTCGAGTTCACCGATCTCGACGGCGCATCGATCACCCGCGAACCCGAGACGGTCGACTGGAACCCCGAACAGGCCGGCAAGGGCGGATACGACCACTTCATGCTCAAGGAGATTCACGAACAGCCGACGTCGCTGTCCCAGGCGATCGAGGGTCGGATCGACCCCGCCGACGGCCACCTCTCTCTCGACGGGTTCGAACCGGACACGTTCGAGAGCGTCGAAGACGTCCAGCTCGTCGCCTGTGGTACTTCGTATCACGCGGCATTGTACGGCTCGCTTGCCCTGAACCGGGCCGGCGTCCCGGCGACCGCGCTGCTGGCGAACGAGTACAGCGTGACGTCTCCACCTGTAAGCGAGGACACGCTCGTCATCGCGGTCTCACAGAGCGGTGAGACGGCGGATACACTGAACGCGCTCCGGCAAGCCGACGAACGGGGAGCGGACACGCTCACCGTAACGAACGTCGTCGGCTCGACGGCTGCTCGCGTGGCCGACGACTCACTCTTCATCCGTGCCGGCCCCGAGATCGGCGTCGCCGCGACCAAGACCTTCTCCTCGCAGGCCGTCATGGTGACCCTGCTAGCCCAGCGGATCGCCGACGACGCGCGTGGCGACCCGCCTGCAGACCTCGAGTCGCTGCTGCCCGATCTCTCGCGAATGCCCGACGAGATCGATACCCTCCTCGAGACGTCCGACGCTGACGCGATCGCACGGGAGTACATCGACAGCCAGGCGTACTTCTTCATCGGTCGCGGACTCGGCTTCCCGGTCGCACTCGAGGGCGCACTGAAGTTCAAAGAGATTACGTACGAGCACGCCGAGGGCTTCGCTTCGGGCGAACTCAAACACGGGCCGCTCGCGCTCGTCACGCCCGAGACACCGGTCTTCGCCATTTTCACCGGCGAGGAAGACGAGAAGACGCTGAAAAACGCCGAAGAAACCCAGACTCGCGGTGCACCGGTGATCGCGATCTGTCCCGACGACCATCGGGCCGTCGAGGTTGCAGACGACCACCTCGAGATTCCGGAGACCGACTCGAATCTGGCCGGCCTCCACGCGAACGTCCAGCTCCAACTGGTCTCGTACTACGCGGCGGATCTGCTCGGCCGACCGATCGACAAGCCACGGAACCTCGCAAAGAGCGTCACCGTGGAGTGA
- a CDS encoding DUF5786 family protein → MGFGSYDESEQQQQAADDEDDVEAVNVHQNDHDGEMSFESDASTDELVSQLGAMKDDEDDE, encoded by the coding sequence ATGGGTTTTGGTAGCTACGACGAATCCGAACAACAGCAGCAGGCGGCAGACGACGAGGACGACGTCGAAGCCGTCAACGTCCACCAGAACGACCACGACGGCGAGATGTCGTTCGAGTCAGACGCCTCGACCGACGAACTCGTCTCGCAACTCGGAGCGATGAAAGACGACGAAGACGACGAGTAA
- a CDS encoding helix-turn-helix domain-containing protein codes for MADDVVSIDIADTGTGSRHDRDRKRTPVRSRADGGVVAQLRLDHPDLFLRSTLRRAPDVSIELEYWTAVGDRTLVFLTASGDTFDEFESALEVDPTVADPVLLDCYPDRRIYRVEIDDATVTGVDRLAAIGAYVLAYSSCQNGDSYGWQIQLRFPSREDLVEFNSYCDDRGISVTVDHLRVSDDGDDGVVALTEKQQDLLTAAYEEGYFDVPRDISQDELAQRFDISKSAVSQRLRRAVRELCGAALS; via the coding sequence ATGGCGGATGACGTCGTGAGCATCGACATCGCAGACACCGGCACTGGGAGCCGCCACGACCGAGACCGGAAGCGAACACCCGTCCGGTCCCGTGCCGACGGCGGCGTCGTCGCTCAACTCCGACTCGACCATCCGGACCTCTTCTTGCGGTCGACGCTGCGGCGGGCACCCGACGTCTCGATCGAACTCGAGTACTGGACTGCCGTCGGCGACCGGACACTCGTCTTCCTGACAGCCTCCGGAGACACGTTCGACGAGTTCGAGTCGGCTCTCGAGGTCGATCCGACCGTCGCCGACCCCGTTTTGCTCGATTGCTATCCCGACAGGCGGATTTATCGCGTCGAAATCGACGACGCCACGGTCACGGGGGTCGACCGCCTCGCTGCGATCGGGGCGTACGTTCTCGCGTACTCGAGTTGTCAGAACGGCGATAGCTACGGCTGGCAGATCCAGCTTCGGTTCCCGAGCCGGGAGGATCTGGTCGAGTTCAACAGCTACTGTGACGATCGGGGCATTTCTGTGACTGTCGACCACCTTCGCGTCTCCGACGACGGCGACGATGGTGTCGTTGCGCTGACCGAGAAGCAACAGGACTTGTTGACGGCCGCCTATGAGGAAGGGTACTTCGACGTGCCACGGGACATCTCCCAGGACGAACTGGCACAGCGGTTCGACATCTCGAAATCGGCGGTCTCCCAGCGGCTCCGCCGGGCGGTCCGGGAGCTCTGTGGCGCGGCGCTGTCCTGA